In a genomic window of Magnolia sinica isolate HGM2019 chromosome 14, MsV1, whole genome shotgun sequence:
- the LOC131225196 gene encoding protein GFS12 isoform X4, producing MGEDQMCLECLQQRIQTDFSDKLIFRYGISDSALPFASRAVVQIGLSSGGDKVVCEEISPQLVLAVVANHEDECQSEYVDGYPSENVKDNNTYGKNNTPSSDIGQCPAEASFGVLNDEIVSLAFTEDDPQCSVNFSSTTPAVVESEISSTSYSHIYSCSRAIAALSPVAYVGIGSYSTIEDLVHKYLSGCLEDHIMSSLNLLIEGKQTDQDVANFLGLVGLPSFTEGSIAGCVRHPNIAPVLGMLKVPGYISLLYPKPPYTLENILHYSPKALKSDWHIRFLIYQILSALAYIHGLGVTHGNLCPSNIMLTDSCWSWLSMSDKRRVKGNLRSMNKQVPSISPPRVTCCMENCPSQSLYADLQLSPSTDWHCDFKRWWKGELSNYDYLLVLNRLAGRRWGDHTFHIVMPWVIDFSVIPDETSDAGWRDLRKSKWRLAKGDEQLDFTYSTSEIPHHVSDECLSELAVCSYKARRLPLSVLRSAVRSVYEPNEYPANMQRLYQWTPDECIPEFYSDPRIFISLHSGMSDLAVPAWASSPEEFISLHRAALESDRVSRQIHHWFDITFGYKMSGEAAVIAKNVMLPTAVPMMPKSMGRRQLFTRPHPMRRGFEPNSNYISTEPAPLSCQLQGNQSKINSKLVSKDFSDPIQVASEKFFTEANDLGKLEEAISFCEYGRNLSPCYTFHQDNFGENTSREKELTNEHFKNKMPSVPRGDSLEVSDIDLSSLLEYLEADDSVSMGFQELLLWRQKPSLGSCSQDAAGDIFSVGCMLAEMYLNRPLYNPVSFAAYWENSILPGLIEELPPHAKLLVEVSIQRDWERRPSAQCLLESPYFPATVRSAYFFLAPLHLLARSGSRLQYAAKFAKGGALKSMGAFAAEMCAPYCLPLIMASLSDVEAESALYLLIEFLKCLKPQAIKTLILPAMQKILQATDYSHLKVLLLQNSFVREVWKQVGKHAYLEKMHPLVISNLYVSPHKNSASAASVLLIGSCEELGIPVTVNQTILPLIHCFGKGICTDGIDALVRIGGLLGENFVVRQLLPLLRNVIVSCIDVSCIDKPEPLQSWNSLALIDSLVALDGLAAVLPREVVLKELIQDQICLHVKVLTQVHLELPVLQVAATTLIAVCQRIGPDFSALHVLPQLKELFGELAFSQEITTGAGSSGRSLKFSRSKIDEEALIGNRMDLVLLLYPFFASLLGIEKLRQCCATWLLLEQYLQRFHNWKWEYTGDTSKNAAESINAQRPIFSKIPTSEYNPARLLLNGVGWSIPQSQGARGGKSSMNYKPPDDPQRTPLIKHVATLGPGKREPWFWFPSPAASWDGPDFLSRIGGLKDELPWKIRSSIICSVRAHPGALRTLAVCHDECTVFTGGVGPGFKGTVQKWELPRMDCVSGYYGHEEKEVDGLAYAFGFRVGSLPSMYPGLPLCIVLLKIGGSEEIFFGKVDLRLANFLF from the exons atggGAGAAGATCAGATGTGCTTGGAATGCTTGCAGCAACGAATCCAAACCGATTTTTCGGATAAACTCATCTTTCGTTACGGGATTTCCGATTCTGCTCTTCCATTCGCTTCTCGGGCTGTCGTACAG ATCGGCTTGAGTAGTGGAGGAGACAAAGTAGTATG CGAGGAGATTTCGCCTCAATTAGTATTGGCAGTAGTAGCAAATCATGAAGATGAGTGCCAGTCAGAATATGT GGATGGGTACCCTTCCGAAAATGTCAAGGATAACAATACATATGGAAAGAATAATACACCTTCTTCAGATATTGGTCAATGCCCGGCTGAAGCCAGTTTTGGAGTTCTCAATGATGAGATTGTGTCACTGGCCTTCACAGAGGATGATCCTCAGTGCTCGGTCAACTTCAGCAGCACAACCCCAGCGGTAGTGGAGTCTGAAATTTCCAGTACTAGTTATTCCCACATATACTCATGCTCAAGGGCAATTGCTGCATTGTCTCCGGTTGCTTATGTTGGCATTGGTTCCTACTCCACAATTGAGGACCTTGTTCACAAATATTTATCTGGTTGTCTTGAAGATCATATAATGTCATCACTTAATCTCCTCATTGAGGGAAAGCAAACAGATCAAGATGTTGCAAATTTTCTTGGTTTAGTTGGACTGCCCTCATTTACTGAGGGCAGTATTGCTGGGTGCGTGAGGCATCCTAACATAGCCCCTGTTTTGGGCATGCTAAAAGTGCCTGGATATATCAGTTTACTGTATCCAAAACCTCCTTATACTCTGGAAAATATTCTGCACTATAGTCCCAAGGCACTGAAGTCTGATTGGCATATTAGATTTTTAATCTACCAAATACTCTCTGCCTTAGCATACATCCATGGTCTAGGGGTTACCCATGGCAATCTATGCCCATCCAATATAATGTTGACAGATTCATGTTGGTCTTGGCTTAGTATGTCTGATAAGCGACGAGTAAAAGGAAACTTGAGGTCGATGAATAAACAAGTGCCTTCCATATCTCCGCCAAGGGTAACATGCTGCATGGAAAATTGTCCTTCTCAATCCCTTTATGCTGATTTGCAACTGTCACCTTCTACAGATTGGCACTGTGATTTCAAGCGGTGGTGGAAAGGTGAATTGAGTAACTATGATTACCTCCTTGTATTAAACAGATTAGCTGGGAGAAGATGGGGTGACCACACGTTTCATATAGTCATGCCCTGGGTTATTGATTTTAGTGTGATACCTGATGAAACTTCTGATGCTGGTTGGAGAGACCTTCGAAAGAGCAAATGGCGATTAGCAAAAGGCGATGAGCAGTTGGATTTCACCTATTCAACATCTGAGATTCCACATCATGTTTCGGATGAATGCCTTTCAGAATTGGCAGTCTGCAGTTATAAAGCAAGAAGGCTACCTTTGAGTGTACTGCGTTCAGCTGTTCGTTCAGTTTATGAACCCAACGAGTATCCTGCAAATATGCAGAGACTTTACCAATGGACTCCAGATGAATGTATTCCTGAGTTTTATAGTGACCCTCGAATTTTCATATCTCTTCATTCTGGGATGAGTGATCTGGCTGTACCTGCATGGGCAAGCAGTCCAGAAGAGTTTATTTCCTTGCATCGGGCTGCTTTAGAAAGTGATCGTGTCTCACGACAAATTCATCACTGGTTTGACATAACGTTTGGATACAAGATGTCTGGTGAAGCTGCTGTTATAGCAAAGAATGTTATGTTGCCCACGGCAGTGCCCATGATGCCGAAGTCAATGGGACGCCGTCAGCTCTTCACTCGACCACATCCAATGCGCCGAGGTTTTGAGCCAAACTCAAATTATATCTCAACAGAGCCTGCACCGCTTAGCTGTCAATTGCAAGGAAACCAAAGCAAAATAAATTCCAAACTGGTATCAAAAGATTTTTCGGATCCTATACAGGTGGCCTCCGAGAAATTCTTTACAGAGGCCAATGATTTGGGAAAATTGGAAGAAGCAATTTCATTTTGTGAATATGGTCGGAATTTGAGTCCCTGCTATACATTCCATCAAGATAATTTTGGTGAGAACACCTCTAGAGAAAAAGAGCTGACAAATGAGCATTTTAAAAATAAGATGCCAAGTGTGCCACGTGGTGACTCCTTGGAGGTATCTGATATTGATTTAAGCAGCCTTCTTGAATATCTTGAAGCTGATGACAGCGTCTCTATGGGCTTTCAAGAGTTATTACTGTGGAGGCAGAAACCATCTCTGGGATCCTGTTCTCAAGATGCTGCAGGTGACATATTTTCTGTTGGTTGCATGCTGGCTGAAATGTATTTGAACAGGCCACTTTACAATCCAGTCTCTTTTGCTGCATACTGGGAGAATAGCATTTTACCTGGACTGATCGAAGAGCTTCCTCCCCATGCTAAACTGCTTGTTGAAGTATCCATCCAAAGAGATTGGGAGAG GAGGCCTTCAGCACAATGTTTGCTTGAATCACCATATTTCCCTGCAACAGTGAGGTCAGCATATTTTTTTCTTGCGCCACTTCACCTTTTGGCGAGAAGCGGCTCACGTCTTCAGTATGCAGCTAAGTTTGCAAAAGGAGGAGCCCTGAAATCCATGGGAGCATTTGCTGCAGAGATGTGTGCACCCTATTGCTTACCACTCATCATGGCTTCTTTATCGGATGTTGAGGCCGAGTCAGCATTATACTTGCTGATAGAGTTTTTGAAGTGCTTGAAACCTCAAGCAATAAAGACTCTGATCTTACCTGCCATGCAGAAAATTCTACAG gCAACTGACTATTCTCATCTTAAGGTTTTGCTCCTCCAAAACTCGTTTGTGCGTGAGGTATGGAAGCAGGTGGGTAAGCATGCGTATCTGGAGAAAATGCATCCGTTGGTCATCTCAAATTTATATGTTTCACCTCATAAGAACTCAGCTTCGGCAGCTTCCGTGCTGCTGATTGGCTCCTGCGAAGAACTTGGCATACCTGTAACAGTTAACCAG ACAATCTTGCCTTTAATCCACTGTTTTGGGAAAGGAATCTGCACTGATGGAATTGATGCCCTGGTTAGAATTG GTGGGCTTCTGGGAGAGAACTTTGTTGTCAGGCAACTTCTACCTTTGCTAAGGAATGTTATTGTTTCTTGTATTGATGTTTCATGCATTGATAAGCCCGAACCTCTGCAGAGTTGGAACTCTTTAGCACTGATCGATAGTCTGGTAGCTTTAGATGGTCTGGCTGCAGTGTTGCCAAGGGAGGTGGTCCTCAAGGAGCTGATCCAG GACCAAATCTGCCTCCATGTTAAGGTTCTTACGCAGGTCCATCTGGAGCTTCCTGTGCTTCAG GTTGCTGCGACTACACTGATTGCAGTTTGTCAGAGGATTGGACCAGATTTCTCAGCTTTACATGTCCTGCCACAGCTTAAAGAGCTGTTCGGTGAACTTGCATTCTCTCAGGAGATAACCACTGGTGCTGGTTCCTCGGGCAGAAGCCTAAAATTTTCCAGATCAAAGATAGATGAAGAGGCTCTAATTGGAAATCGCATGGACCTTGT GTTGCTTTTATATCCTTTTTTCGCATCTCTTCTAGGTATAGAGAAACTGCGCCAGTGCTGTGCCACATGGTTGCTTCTAGAACAGTACCTTCAGCGTTTTCACAATTGGAAG TGGGAATATACAGGGGATACATCTAAAAATGCTGCTGAAAGCATAAACGCTCAAAGGCCCATTTTCAGCAAAATTCCAACTTCTGAATACAACCCAGCTAGGCTGTTGCTGAATGGTGTTGGGTGGTCTATACCACAATCACAGGGTGCTAGAGGTGGCAAGAGCTCGATGAATTATAAGCCACCAGATGATCCTCAACGAACTCCACTCATCAAGCATGTAGCCACGTTGGGTCCTGGGAAACGTGAGCCATGGTTCTGGTTCCCTAGCCCTGCTGCTAGTTGGGATGGACCAGATTTTCTTAGTCGCATTGGGGGCCTAAAAGATGAACTTCCTtggaagatcaggtcttcgattaTTTGTTCTGTACGCGCACATCCTGGGGCACTGAGAACCTTAGCTGTTTGCCATGATGAATGTACAGTTTTCACAGGAGGAGTTGGTCCGGGATTCAAGGGAACCGTTCAAAAGTGGGAATTGCCAAGAATGGACTGTGTTTCTGGTTATTATGGCCATGAGGAG
- the LOC131225196 gene encoding protein GFS12 isoform X6 — translation MGEDQMCLECLQQRIQTDFSDKLIFRYGISDSALPFASRAVVQIGLSSGGDKVVCEEISPQLVLAVVANHEDECQSEYVDGYPSENVKDNNTYGKNNTPSSDIGQCPAEASFGVLNDEIVSLAFTEDDPQCSVNFSSTTPAVVESEISSTSYSHIYSCSRAIAALSPVAYVGIGSYSTIEDLVHKYLSGCLEDHIMSSLNLLIEGKQTDQDVANFLGLVGLPSFTEGSIAGCVRHPNIAPVLGMLKVPGYISLLYPKPPYTLENILHYSPKALKSDWHIRFLIYQILSALAYIHGLGVTHGNLCPSNIMLTDSCWSWLSMSDKRRVKGNLRSMNKQVPSISPPRVTCCMENCPSQSLYADLQLSPSTDWHCDFKRWWKGELSNYDYLLVLNRLAGRRWGDHTFHIVMPWVIDFSVIPDETSDAGWRDLRKSKWRLAKGDEQLDFTYSTSEIPHHVSDECLSELAVCSYKARRLPLSVLRSAVRSVYEPNEYPANMQRLYQWTPDECIPEFYSDPRIFISLHSGMSDLAVPAWASSPEEFISLHRAALESDRVSRQIHHWFDITFGYKMSGEAAVIAKNVMLPTAVPMMPKSMGRRQLFTRPHPMRRGFEPNSNYISTEPAPLSCQLQGNQSKINSKLVSKDFSDPIQVASEKFFTEANDLGKLEEAISFCEYGRNLSPCYTFHQDNFGENTSREKELTNEHFKNKMPSVPRGDSLEVSDIDLSSLLEYLEADDSVSMGFQELLLWRQKPSLGSCSQDAAGDIFSVGCMLAEMYLNRPLYNPVSFAAYWENSILPGLIEELPPHAKLLVEVSIQRDWERRPSAQCLLESPYFPATVRSAYFFLAPLHLLARSGSRLQYAAKFAKGGALKSMGAFAAEMCAPYCLPLIMASLSDVEAESALYLLIEFLKCLKPQAIKTLILPAMQKILQATDYSHLKVLLLQNSFVREVWKQVGKHAYLEKMHPLVISNLYVSPHKNSASAASVLLIGSCEELGIPVTVNQTILPLIHCFGKGICTDGIDALVRIGGLLGENFVVRQLLPLLRNVIVSCIDVSCIDKPEPLQSWNSLALIDSLVALDGLAAVLPREVVLKELIQDQICLHVKVLTQVHLELPVLQVAATTLIAVCQRIGPDFSALHVLPQLKELFGELAFSQEITTGAGSSGRSLKFSRSKIDEEALIGNRMDLVLLLYPFFASLLGIEKLRQCCATWLLLEQYLQRFHNWKWEYTGDTSKNAAESINAQRPIFSKIPTSEYNPARLLLNGVGWSIPQSQGARGGKSSMNYKPPDDPQRTPLIKHVATLGPGKREPWFWFPSPAASWDGPDFLSRIGGLKDELPWKIRSSIICSVRAHPGALRTLAVCHDECTVFTGGVGPGFKGTVQKWELPRMDCVSGYYGHEEFC, via the exons atggGAGAAGATCAGATGTGCTTGGAATGCTTGCAGCAACGAATCCAAACCGATTTTTCGGATAAACTCATCTTTCGTTACGGGATTTCCGATTCTGCTCTTCCATTCGCTTCTCGGGCTGTCGTACAG ATCGGCTTGAGTAGTGGAGGAGACAAAGTAGTATG CGAGGAGATTTCGCCTCAATTAGTATTGGCAGTAGTAGCAAATCATGAAGATGAGTGCCAGTCAGAATATGT GGATGGGTACCCTTCCGAAAATGTCAAGGATAACAATACATATGGAAAGAATAATACACCTTCTTCAGATATTGGTCAATGCCCGGCTGAAGCCAGTTTTGGAGTTCTCAATGATGAGATTGTGTCACTGGCCTTCACAGAGGATGATCCTCAGTGCTCGGTCAACTTCAGCAGCACAACCCCAGCGGTAGTGGAGTCTGAAATTTCCAGTACTAGTTATTCCCACATATACTCATGCTCAAGGGCAATTGCTGCATTGTCTCCGGTTGCTTATGTTGGCATTGGTTCCTACTCCACAATTGAGGACCTTGTTCACAAATATTTATCTGGTTGTCTTGAAGATCATATAATGTCATCACTTAATCTCCTCATTGAGGGAAAGCAAACAGATCAAGATGTTGCAAATTTTCTTGGTTTAGTTGGACTGCCCTCATTTACTGAGGGCAGTATTGCTGGGTGCGTGAGGCATCCTAACATAGCCCCTGTTTTGGGCATGCTAAAAGTGCCTGGATATATCAGTTTACTGTATCCAAAACCTCCTTATACTCTGGAAAATATTCTGCACTATAGTCCCAAGGCACTGAAGTCTGATTGGCATATTAGATTTTTAATCTACCAAATACTCTCTGCCTTAGCATACATCCATGGTCTAGGGGTTACCCATGGCAATCTATGCCCATCCAATATAATGTTGACAGATTCATGTTGGTCTTGGCTTAGTATGTCTGATAAGCGACGAGTAAAAGGAAACTTGAGGTCGATGAATAAACAAGTGCCTTCCATATCTCCGCCAAGGGTAACATGCTGCATGGAAAATTGTCCTTCTCAATCCCTTTATGCTGATTTGCAACTGTCACCTTCTACAGATTGGCACTGTGATTTCAAGCGGTGGTGGAAAGGTGAATTGAGTAACTATGATTACCTCCTTGTATTAAACAGATTAGCTGGGAGAAGATGGGGTGACCACACGTTTCATATAGTCATGCCCTGGGTTATTGATTTTAGTGTGATACCTGATGAAACTTCTGATGCTGGTTGGAGAGACCTTCGAAAGAGCAAATGGCGATTAGCAAAAGGCGATGAGCAGTTGGATTTCACCTATTCAACATCTGAGATTCCACATCATGTTTCGGATGAATGCCTTTCAGAATTGGCAGTCTGCAGTTATAAAGCAAGAAGGCTACCTTTGAGTGTACTGCGTTCAGCTGTTCGTTCAGTTTATGAACCCAACGAGTATCCTGCAAATATGCAGAGACTTTACCAATGGACTCCAGATGAATGTATTCCTGAGTTTTATAGTGACCCTCGAATTTTCATATCTCTTCATTCTGGGATGAGTGATCTGGCTGTACCTGCATGGGCAAGCAGTCCAGAAGAGTTTATTTCCTTGCATCGGGCTGCTTTAGAAAGTGATCGTGTCTCACGACAAATTCATCACTGGTTTGACATAACGTTTGGATACAAGATGTCTGGTGAAGCTGCTGTTATAGCAAAGAATGTTATGTTGCCCACGGCAGTGCCCATGATGCCGAAGTCAATGGGACGCCGTCAGCTCTTCACTCGACCACATCCAATGCGCCGAGGTTTTGAGCCAAACTCAAATTATATCTCAACAGAGCCTGCACCGCTTAGCTGTCAATTGCAAGGAAACCAAAGCAAAATAAATTCCAAACTGGTATCAAAAGATTTTTCGGATCCTATACAGGTGGCCTCCGAGAAATTCTTTACAGAGGCCAATGATTTGGGAAAATTGGAAGAAGCAATTTCATTTTGTGAATATGGTCGGAATTTGAGTCCCTGCTATACATTCCATCAAGATAATTTTGGTGAGAACACCTCTAGAGAAAAAGAGCTGACAAATGAGCATTTTAAAAATAAGATGCCAAGTGTGCCACGTGGTGACTCCTTGGAGGTATCTGATATTGATTTAAGCAGCCTTCTTGAATATCTTGAAGCTGATGACAGCGTCTCTATGGGCTTTCAAGAGTTATTACTGTGGAGGCAGAAACCATCTCTGGGATCCTGTTCTCAAGATGCTGCAGGTGACATATTTTCTGTTGGTTGCATGCTGGCTGAAATGTATTTGAACAGGCCACTTTACAATCCAGTCTCTTTTGCTGCATACTGGGAGAATAGCATTTTACCTGGACTGATCGAAGAGCTTCCTCCCCATGCTAAACTGCTTGTTGAAGTATCCATCCAAAGAGATTGGGAGAG GAGGCCTTCAGCACAATGTTTGCTTGAATCACCATATTTCCCTGCAACAGTGAGGTCAGCATATTTTTTTCTTGCGCCACTTCACCTTTTGGCGAGAAGCGGCTCACGTCTTCAGTATGCAGCTAAGTTTGCAAAAGGAGGAGCCCTGAAATCCATGGGAGCATTTGCTGCAGAGATGTGTGCACCCTATTGCTTACCACTCATCATGGCTTCTTTATCGGATGTTGAGGCCGAGTCAGCATTATACTTGCTGATAGAGTTTTTGAAGTGCTTGAAACCTCAAGCAATAAAGACTCTGATCTTACCTGCCATGCAGAAAATTCTACAG gCAACTGACTATTCTCATCTTAAGGTTTTGCTCCTCCAAAACTCGTTTGTGCGTGAGGTATGGAAGCAGGTGGGTAAGCATGCGTATCTGGAGAAAATGCATCCGTTGGTCATCTCAAATTTATATGTTTCACCTCATAAGAACTCAGCTTCGGCAGCTTCCGTGCTGCTGATTGGCTCCTGCGAAGAACTTGGCATACCTGTAACAGTTAACCAG ACAATCTTGCCTTTAATCCACTGTTTTGGGAAAGGAATCTGCACTGATGGAATTGATGCCCTGGTTAGAATTG GTGGGCTTCTGGGAGAGAACTTTGTTGTCAGGCAACTTCTACCTTTGCTAAGGAATGTTATTGTTTCTTGTATTGATGTTTCATGCATTGATAAGCCCGAACCTCTGCAGAGTTGGAACTCTTTAGCACTGATCGATAGTCTGGTAGCTTTAGATGGTCTGGCTGCAGTGTTGCCAAGGGAGGTGGTCCTCAAGGAGCTGATCCAG GACCAAATCTGCCTCCATGTTAAGGTTCTTACGCAGGTCCATCTGGAGCTTCCTGTGCTTCAG GTTGCTGCGACTACACTGATTGCAGTTTGTCAGAGGATTGGACCAGATTTCTCAGCTTTACATGTCCTGCCACAGCTTAAAGAGCTGTTCGGTGAACTTGCATTCTCTCAGGAGATAACCACTGGTGCTGGTTCCTCGGGCAGAAGCCTAAAATTTTCCAGATCAAAGATAGATGAAGAGGCTCTAATTGGAAATCGCATGGACCTTGT GTTGCTTTTATATCCTTTTTTCGCATCTCTTCTAGGTATAGAGAAACTGCGCCAGTGCTGTGCCACATGGTTGCTTCTAGAACAGTACCTTCAGCGTTTTCACAATTGGAAG TGGGAATATACAGGGGATACATCTAAAAATGCTGCTGAAAGCATAAACGCTCAAAGGCCCATTTTCAGCAAAATTCCAACTTCTGAATACAACCCAGCTAGGCTGTTGCTGAATGGTGTTGGGTGGTCTATACCACAATCACAGGGTGCTAGAGGTGGCAAGAGCTCGATGAATTATAAGCCACCAGATGATCCTCAACGAACTCCACTCATCAAGCATGTAGCCACGTTGGGTCCTGGGAAACGTGAGCCATGGTTCTGGTTCCCTAGCCCTGCTGCTAGTTGGGATGGACCAGATTTTCTTAGTCGCATTGGGGGCCTAAAAGATGAACTTCCTtggaagatcaggtcttcgattaTTTGTTCTGTACGCGCACATCCTGGGGCACTGAGAACCTTAGCTGTTTGCCATGATGAATGTACAGTTTTCACAGGAGGAGTTGGTCCGGGATTCAAGGGAACCGTTCAAAAGTGGGAATTGCCAAGAATGGACTGTGTTTCTGGTTATTATGGCCATGAGGAG